In Bacteroidales bacterium, a genomic segment contains:
- a CDS encoding YceI family protein yields the protein MKTINYALTLMILLQGPLLFAQKVEFNPNVSSIEWLGKKIGSQHTGNIQFKSGYLELQDDMIVAGNFVVDMTSITNSDIDNQERNQRLVGHLKSDDFFGVEQYPTASFVVSKSTKFKDGKSTLTGDITIKGKTESITFEVLRTGKEYTASLGIDRSRFDVRFGSGSFFDNLGDNAINDIVKLDIKLVSM from the coding sequence ATGAAAACAATTAATTATGCCCTTACTTTAATGATCCTGCTGCAGGGTCCTTTACTCTTTGCTCAGAAAGTTGAATTTAATCCCAACGTTTCCAGTATTGAATGGCTCGGTAAAAAAATAGGCAGCCAGCACACCGGGAATATCCAGTTTAAAAGTGGCTATCTGGAGCTTCAGGATGATATGATCGTGGCCGGAAATTTCGTGGTGGATATGACCTCAATCACCAATTCAGATATTGATAACCAGGAACGTAACCAGAGGCTGGTCGGACACCTGAAGTCGGATGATTTCTTTGGAGTTGAGCAGTATCCAACTGCCAGTTTTGTGGTGAGTAAGAGCACAAAATTTAAAGACGGGAAGTCCACCCTTACCGGAGATATCACCATTAAGGGAAAAACCGAGAGTATCACTTTTGAGGTGCTTAGAACCGGAAAGGAATACACTGCCAGCCTGGGCATCGACCGGTCCAGATTTGATGTAAGGTTTGGCTCAGGTTCATTTTTTGATAACCTGGGGGACAATGCCATTAATGACATAGTCAAACTCGACATCAAACTGGTGTCCATGTAA